One window from the genome of Leucobacter aridicollis encodes:
- a CDS encoding metal-dependent hydrolase family protein: MKTQSLSILGAQVWDGNGFAPRDVHIADGLVVDTPVEGAEQLDARGGWLLPGLIDAHFHAYATSMDGLENERGPLSYAAINGTRRLEKALKRGFTTVRDVAGGDIGLARAIDASLFNSPRYLFTGPALSQTGGHGDPRAEHVDICFSHGHMCEVVDGVDALRLAVRNRLRTGAHAIKIMTSGGVFSLADPLRIPQYSPEEVRAVTEEAARRGSYVAAHAYSSEAVMHSIENGVRSIEHGNLIDSVTAEAMAAKGAFLVPTLAAYDAMDRRGAEIGLNEISLAKNSEVLSKGQEAVQLALAAGVQVGFGSDLMGDLEDDQLRGVKLQTEAAGPAETIRSLTEVNAALIGDVRAGSLVPGSYGDALLLSENPLEVAAALSEPAARLAIVQGGRAID, encoded by the coding sequence TTGAAGACGCAATCGCTTTCGATTCTTGGCGCGCAGGTGTGGGACGGCAACGGCTTCGCCCCGCGCGATGTGCATATTGCCGACGGGCTTGTGGTCGATACGCCGGTTGAAGGCGCCGAACAGCTCGATGCGAGAGGTGGCTGGCTGCTACCGGGGCTCATCGACGCGCACTTCCACGCTTACGCGACAAGCATGGACGGTCTCGAGAACGAGCGCGGTCCGCTCAGCTACGCCGCAATCAACGGCACCCGCAGGCTTGAGAAAGCGCTGAAGCGTGGTTTCACGACGGTGCGCGACGTAGCTGGCGGAGACATCGGTCTCGCGCGCGCCATTGACGCTTCCCTGTTCAACTCGCCCCGCTACCTCTTCACCGGGCCGGCGCTGAGCCAGACGGGTGGCCACGGCGACCCTCGCGCAGAGCACGTCGACATCTGCTTTTCGCACGGCCATATGTGTGAGGTCGTCGATGGTGTCGACGCGCTCCGGCTTGCAGTGCGGAACCGCCTGCGCACGGGCGCGCACGCGATCAAGATCATGACCTCGGGCGGCGTCTTCTCGCTCGCCGACCCGCTCCGCATCCCGCAGTATTCACCGGAGGAGGTGCGGGCCGTCACCGAAGAGGCCGCCCGCCGCGGCAGCTATGTCGCAGCACACGCATACTCCTCTGAGGCCGTGATGCACTCGATCGAGAACGGGGTGCGTTCGATCGAACACGGCAACCTCATCGACTCCGTAACCGCCGAGGCCATGGCCGCGAAGGGCGCCTTCCTTGTGCCAACCCTCGCCGCCTACGATGCAATGGATCGACGCGGCGCCGAGATCGGGCTGAATGAGATCTCGCTCGCGAAGAACTCCGAGGTCCTCTCGAAGGGGCAAGAGGCAGTACAGCTCGCGCTCGCCGCAGGTGTGCAGGTCGGCTTCGGCAGCGACCTCATGGGTGACCTTGAAGACGACCAGCTTCGCGGCGTGAAACTCCAGACGGAGGCAGCGGGCCCGGCTGAGACGATTCGCTCGCTCACCGAGGTGAACGCGGCGCTCATCGGCGACGTGCGGGCCGGCTCGCTCGTGCCAGGCAGCTACGGCGACGCCCTGCTGCTCTCTGAGAACCCGCTCGAGGTCGCGGCAGCGCTCTCGGAGCCCGCAGCTCGGCTCGCGATCGTTCAGGGCGGCCGCGCGATCGATTAA
- the putP gene encoding sodium/proline symporter PutP, which translates to MSDQFFLYLALGIYFAAMLFIGWLAFRRTSDHEGYMLAGRGLPPWVAALSAGASDMSGWLIMGLPGAIFATGLIEGWIAVGLLIGSYLNWRLVAPRLRAYSEVSRNSITVPSFFENRTRDRSHLLRSISSVIILVFFTLYASSGMVAGGKFFESAFGGDYFVGMLLVTAVTLGYTLFGGFLGASLTDVVQGLMMVVALVVVPVIAIITIGGWGETVSIVETVGAANLSLFGGGSMTTSAVVLVVASGLAWGLGYFGQPHIIVRFMALRTPGEAKSARRIATSWQFLSLAGAVAAGLVGIAYFDKFGGAPSDPETIVLLLAQVLLHPLVSGLVLAAVLAAIMSTLSSQLIVCSSALVEDLYKIMRKTPPSEKTLVILGRLGVLAVAVVAALLAISPNDSILGLVSFAWAGFGAAFGPVVLLSLYWRKLTNWGAISGMLVGAVSVFVWKAFDTGLYELLPAFILALATAMIVSLFTFKHDAEIDTEFTTTMSLVIPGATSAEK; encoded by the coding sequence ATGTCTGACCAGTTCTTCCTCTACCTCGCGCTCGGAATCTACTTCGCAGCCATGCTCTTCATCGGCTGGCTCGCGTTCAGGCGAACCAGCGACCACGAGGGCTACATGCTTGCTGGCCGCGGGCTTCCGCCGTGGGTCGCCGCCCTCTCCGCCGGCGCCTCAGACATGTCTGGCTGGCTCATCATGGGTCTCCCGGGCGCGATCTTCGCGACCGGTCTCATCGAGGGCTGGATCGCCGTGGGCCTCCTCATCGGCTCCTACCTCAACTGGCGGCTCGTCGCACCACGCCTACGCGCCTACTCCGAGGTCTCGCGCAACTCGATCACCGTGCCGAGCTTCTTCGAGAACCGCACGCGCGACCGCTCGCACCTGTTGCGCAGCATCTCGAGCGTCATCATCCTCGTCTTCTTCACCCTCTACGCCTCGTCTGGCATGGTCGCCGGCGGCAAGTTCTTCGAGAGCGCGTTCGGCGGCGACTACTTCGTCGGCATGCTCCTCGTCACCGCTGTGACGCTCGGCTACACCCTCTTCGGCGGCTTCCTCGGTGCCTCGCTCACCGACGTCGTGCAGGGCCTGATGATGGTCGTCGCGCTCGTCGTGGTGCCAGTCATCGCGATCATCACGATCGGCGGTTGGGGCGAGACAGTCAGCATCGTCGAGACGGTCGGCGCGGCGAACCTGTCGCTCTTCGGCGGCGGCAGCATGACGACGAGCGCCGTGGTGCTCGTTGTCGCCTCGGGCCTCGCCTGGGGGCTCGGCTACTTCGGGCAGCCGCACATCATCGTGCGGTTCATGGCGCTGCGAACCCCAGGCGAGGCGAAGTCAGCTCGTCGCATCGCGACGTCATGGCAGTTCCTCTCGCTCGCCGGCGCTGTTGCGGCAGGCCTCGTCGGCATCGCCTACTTCGACAAATTCGGGGGCGCACCCAGCGATCCTGAGACCATCGTGCTGCTGCTTGCGCAGGTGCTCCTGCACCCCCTCGTCTCAGGGCTCGTACTCGCTGCGGTTCTCGCCGCGATCATGAGCACGCTTTCGAGCCAGCTCATCGTCTGCTCGTCTGCCCTCGTCGAGGATCTCTACAAGATCATGCGCAAGACGCCCCCGAGCGAAAAGACGCTCGTCATCCTCGGTCGCCTCGGCGTCCTCGCCGTCGCCGTCGTCGCCGCGCTCCTGGCGATCAGCCCGAACGACTCGATTCTTGGCCTCGTCAGCTTCGCGTGGGCCGGCTTCGGCGCAGCCTTCGGCCCCGTCGTGCTGCTCAGCCTGTACTGGCGGAAGCTCACGAACTGGGGCGCTATATCAGGCATGCTTGTTGGCGCCGTCTCTGTCTTCGTCTGGAAGGCCTTCGACACCGGGCTCTACGAGCTGCTGCCCGCGTTCATCCTCGCCCTCGCGACAGCCATGATCGTGAGCCTTTTCACGTTTAAGCACGACGCAGAGATCGACACCGAATTTACGACGACCATGAGTCTCGTAATCCCTGGCGCCACAAGCGCCGAAAAGTAA
- a CDS encoding GntR family transcriptional regulator: MLRFPPKTLREQALVELRSLLVSGALKPGEVYSATAIAAELGVSHGPVREAMLSLVNDGMMEVVRNRGFRVVTISRRDRENIAEIRTLLEVPSMMKLAGSPLVRERADEFSTIVDKFFAAAEDEDILAFFDADREFHLGLLALLDNARLTEFIGTLRDQTRQYGIYELAVRGELAASAQDHRNILDALLDGDVEAVERLMLGHLQYLRWSRWTFPDLEASVEPDVEGTEAGPR; this comes from the coding sequence ATGCTACGGTTCCCGCCAAAGACGTTGCGGGAACAGGCGCTCGTCGAGCTGCGATCGCTCCTCGTGTCAGGCGCGCTGAAGCCGGGAGAGGTCTACTCGGCGACAGCGATCGCCGCAGAGCTTGGAGTCTCACACGGACCCGTGCGCGAGGCGATGCTGTCGCTCGTGAACGACGGCATGATGGAGGTCGTACGCAACCGCGGGTTCCGGGTCGTCACGATCAGCCGGCGCGATCGTGAGAACATCGCCGAGATTCGAACGCTTCTCGAAGTGCCGTCGATGATGAAGCTTGCGGGCTCACCCCTGGTGCGTGAGCGCGCCGACGAATTCTCCACGATCGTCGACAAGTTCTTCGCTGCCGCCGAAGACGAAGACATCCTGGCCTTCTTCGACGCAGACCGAGAGTTCCACCTTGGTCTTCTCGCGCTGCTCGACAACGCACGTCTCACCGAATTCATTGGCACCCTGCGCGACCAAACCAGACAGTACGGAATCTACGAGCTCGCGGTGCGGGGAGAGCTCGCGGCCTCGGCGCAGGATCACCGAAACATCCTCGACGCGCTCTTAGACGGCGACGTGGAGGCCGTCGAGCGGCTCATGCTCGGCCACCTCCAATACCTGCGGTGGAGCCGGTGGACGTTTCCGGACCTTGAGGCCTCTGTGGAGCCCGACGTGGAGGGCACGGAAGCGGGCCCCCGTTAA
- a CDS encoding proline racemase family protein: protein MTQSPSSLTWIHTTDYHTAGEPFRIVHEGLPELPGETVGERRIAAIDNANGVDDLRALLCNEPRGHADMYGGFITPPDDEGAAFGVLFWHKDGFSTACGHGTIALGVWATDTGLVESDPDGITEVVIDVPSGRVAALIERSGGKLVGATFRNVASHVIARGVSVQTSRGEVTADFSYSGAIYASVRAQDLGLSVEPEQYTELIALGREIKWALNESPEAQFADDPRLSGVYGTILWDDLGRGDDGPKQRNITVFADGEVDRSPCGSGTGARVALLADSGILGATETLEHRSIVDTVFSARWEAGEARADGTATVIPLVTGTAYQTGEHRFMLDPADDLGTGFTLR, encoded by the coding sequence ATGACGCAGTCACCCTCCAGCCTGACCTGGATCCACACCACCGACTACCACACGGCCGGTGAGCCGTTCCGCATCGTCCATGAGGGGCTCCCCGAGCTTCCCGGGGAAACGGTCGGGGAGCGTCGCATCGCGGCGATCGACAATGCGAACGGGGTCGACGATCTTCGGGCGCTGCTCTGCAACGAACCGCGCGGCCACGCAGACATGTACGGCGGCTTCATCACCCCGCCCGACGACGAGGGCGCGGCGTTCGGCGTGCTCTTCTGGCATAAGGACGGCTTCTCGACGGCCTGCGGGCACGGCACCATCGCGCTCGGCGTGTGGGCAACCGATACCGGCCTCGTCGAGAGCGACCCCGACGGTATTACCGAGGTCGTCATCGACGTACCCTCGGGCCGCGTCGCCGCGCTCATTGAGCGCTCGGGGGGCAAGCTCGTGGGCGCGACCTTCAGAAACGTCGCCTCGCACGTCATCGCGCGCGGCGTTTCAGTGCAGACCTCGCGCGGCGAAGTGACAGCTGACTTCAGCTATTCAGGCGCGATCTACGCGTCAGTGCGCGCGCAAGATCTCGGCCTGTCGGTCGAGCCCGAACAGTACACCGAGCTCATCGCGCTCGGCCGTGAGATCAAGTGGGCACTCAACGAGTCGCCCGAAGCGCAGTTCGCCGACGACCCCCGCCTGTCTGGCGTCTACGGCACGATCCTCTGGGACGACCTCGGCCGCGGCGACGACGGACCCAAGCAACGCAACATCACAGTCTTCGCTGACGGTGAGGTCGACCGCTCCCCCTGCGGGTCGGGCACGGGCGCGCGCGTCGCTCTCCTCGCCGACAGCGGGATCCTTGGCGCCACCGAAACACTCGAGCACCGTTCCATCGTCGACACAGTGTTTTCGGCACGATGGGAGGCTGGCGAGGCGCGCGCCGATGGCACCGCGACGGTGATTCCGCTCGTCACGGGCACCGCGTACCAGACCGGCGAACACCGGTTCATGCTCGACCCTGCCGACGACCTCGGCACCGGATTCACCCTGCGCTAA
- a CDS encoding hydantoinase B/oxoprolinase family protein, whose protein sequence is MADAITTEIIRHGLLAAAEEIARNLCRTAYNTVVYEIHDYGIGIHDANGDVVADAPGIAVFTRGNDAGIKHSMDFLGVDAMEPGDVFIINYPYWSSAHTLDPLVFAPIHAEDKLIGFASCRVHITDLHQKDPGYVLDSTDRSQEGLVMPASKLYRRGVKNDDVFNIVRFNSRMPKHTIGDIQAQVSACVTGVKRTQELAAKYGVAVLEEAMNTINEHGERLAKLALKKLPKGTWTAVDYVDDDGISKDQLVKLQCTVTVTDEEMVVDWTGSADNVEGPINLPVGQTEALSSLIFKSLTTPDSPVVAGNFAPLRVVTVPGSVMHAVPPMPTFTLWTGLLAGEVILKALSQGMPDLVPACSGGDVCSMMGLGVNPRTGEPWQEATNEAVGYGGTAHHDGEDGIMHLSEPGCRNNPVEVLETKSSMIIDHYGYRPDTGGAGKFRGGVGVTRTYRFTAPATGICLVYKTKTAPWSIAGGAEGQPNQIVLNPGTPREVIQGGSYNHLDAGDVLVNATGGGGGYGNPLERDPAAVARDVRNGFVSPESATRDYGVVIGADFVVDEAATAAVRAR, encoded by the coding sequence ATGGCTGACGCAATCACCACCGAGATCATCAGGCACGGCCTCCTCGCAGCGGCCGAAGAGATCGCCAGAAACCTCTGCCGGACGGCTTATAACACTGTGGTCTACGAGATCCACGACTACGGTATTGGCATCCATGATGCGAACGGAGACGTTGTCGCGGATGCTCCCGGCATCGCGGTGTTCACGCGTGGCAACGACGCGGGAATCAAGCATTCGATGGATTTTCTCGGGGTTGATGCGATGGAACCCGGAGACGTGTTCATCATCAACTACCCCTACTGGTCGAGCGCACACACGCTTGACCCCCTCGTGTTCGCGCCGATTCATGCAGAGGACAAGCTCATCGGTTTCGCCTCATGCCGCGTCCACATCACCGACCTGCATCAAAAGGATCCAGGGTACGTGCTCGATTCCACGGACCGCTCGCAAGAGGGGCTGGTGATGCCCGCATCAAAGCTCTACCGTCGAGGCGTGAAGAACGACGATGTGTTTAACATCGTCAGGTTCAACAGCCGCATGCCGAAGCACACGATTGGCGATATCCAAGCGCAAGTCTCAGCGTGCGTGACCGGTGTCAAGCGGACACAGGAACTTGCGGCGAAGTACGGTGTTGCCGTCCTCGAGGAGGCGATGAACACCATCAATGAGCACGGTGAGCGTCTGGCGAAGCTTGCTCTCAAGAAGCTGCCCAAGGGTACCTGGACAGCGGTCGACTACGTTGACGACGACGGCATATCGAAGGATCAGCTGGTGAAACTCCAGTGCACGGTGACCGTGACCGATGAAGAAATGGTCGTCGACTGGACCGGTTCAGCTGACAACGTCGAGGGGCCTATCAACCTCCCCGTCGGACAGACTGAGGCGCTATCAAGTCTCATCTTTAAGTCGCTCACTACACCCGATTCCCCTGTTGTCGCGGGGAACTTCGCGCCGCTGCGCGTCGTCACCGTTCCCGGTTCAGTGATGCACGCGGTTCCGCCGATGCCGACGTTTACGCTGTGGACTGGGCTGCTCGCGGGCGAAGTGATCCTGAAGGCACTTTCGCAGGGGATGCCCGACCTCGTCCCAGCCTGCTCTGGCGGAGATGTGTGCTCGATGATGGGCCTCGGCGTGAATCCCCGCACCGGTGAGCCTTGGCAAGAAGCTACGAACGAGGCCGTCGGCTACGGTGGCACCGCCCACCATGACGGTGAAGACGGCATTATGCACCTGTCGGAGCCAGGGTGCCGCAACAACCCCGTCGAGGTGCTCGAAACAAAATCCTCGATGATTATCGACCACTACGGCTACCGGCCAGACACGGGTGGGGCGGGAAAGTTCCGCGGCGGCGTCGGAGTCACCCGTACGTACCGCTTTACCGCGCCTGCGACAGGCATCTGCCTGGTCTACAAAACGAAGACCGCGCCGTGGTCGATCGCGGGAGGCGCCGAGGGCCAGCCCAATCAAATTGTGCTCAACCCGGGCACCCCACGCGAAGTGATTCAGGGTGGAAGCTACAACCATCTCGACGCCGGTGATGTGCTCGTCAACGCAACGGGTGGCGGTGGTGGCTACGGTAATCCGCTTGAGCGGGACCCAGCTGCGGTCGCCCGCGACGTGCGCAACGGGTTTGTTTCGCCAGAGTCTGCCACCCGAGACTACGGGGTCGTGATTGGGGCAGATTTTGTAGTCGACGAGGCCGCCACCGCGGCGGTGCGCGCTCGCTAG
- a CDS encoding bifunctional proline dehydrogenase/L-glutamate gamma-semialdehyde dehydrogenase, translated as MKGPPLSQATPRPQDLANEAVALAQKWITEAATIPADASAARLAGVLKDPNGLDFTVGFVDGVVRPEDLDVAAKKLKELVPLTPGFLPGIMKGAIGLGGAFAKPMPGVVVPIARKVLRQMVSHLIIDASDSKLGPAIAKIKRDGVRLNVNLLGEAILGQGEAERRLAGTHKLLARPDVDYVSIKVSSTVAPHNHWAFDEAIEHIESQLVPLFERAAAASPKKFINLDMEEYKDLDLTLEVFTRILDRPEFLDLEAGIVLQAYLPDALGAMIRLQEWSAKRVARGGAAIKVRLVKGANLPMELVDAAVHGWPAATWGTKQDSDTSYKAVLDYALTPEHVKNVRVGVAGHNLFDLALAWLLAKGRGATDGLEVEMLLGMATGQAEAVRREVGSLLLYVPVVHPAEFDVAIAYLIRRLEEGASQDNFMSAVFELNDNAQLFEREKTRFLASLGELEHITADGDPANYAVPPSNRVQDRRAYDQAGAEARVEALVEKGRKGEFDNTPDSDPDLPGNHVWGREIADRMVASKLGDNLVSEALVESAEDLDEIIARGVAAADGWQALGADERARILYRAGEKLEARRAQLLEVMGSECGKTLDQGDPEVSEAIDFANYYAMLGQVIGQVDGAKYKSQKLTAVIPPWNFPVAIPAGGALSALAAGSSVIIKPASNSARSGAVMIEALWEAGVPRDVLQFVQFADRALGSKLVADPRVDRLILTGAYETAVNFRELRADLPILAETSGKNAIIVTPNADLDLAAKDVVQSAFGHAGQKCSAASLVILVGSVATSKRFRGQLIDAARSLKVGTPENLETQMGTIITAPDGKLKRGLTTLSAGEKWLIEPKPLESDSPLALDKKGGNKLWSPGVREGVKRGSEYHLTEYFGPILGIMTAATLDEAIDIVNEIDYGLTSGLHSLDRDEMALWLDRIEAGNLYVNRGITGAIVRRQSFGGWKKSAIGAGTKAGGPSYLYGLGEWEDAPVSAALTAPRPAAAPILTAAQQAGVAGAELEWLRAALGTDAAAWESEFGIARDASGVGVERNLLRYRAVPVTVRAAADAPIHKVIRTVAAGVAAGSRPTLSTPTALPEPIAKAFKAAGVEVVFEDDAAWAARLGRVASQDGPNASARIRLIAGASRAEGLAAITAATGGKPDIAVYGGDVVSAGRVEMLPFMHEQAVSITAHRFGTPNKLSEGLI; from the coding sequence ATGAAAGGACCGCCGTTGTCTCAGGCAACCCCACGCCCCCAGGATCTCGCGAACGAGGCAGTCGCTCTCGCACAAAAGTGGATCACTGAAGCAGCCACTATTCCGGCTGACGCGTCAGCCGCCCGCCTCGCAGGTGTGCTCAAGGATCCCAACGGCCTCGACTTCACCGTCGGGTTTGTCGACGGTGTGGTGCGCCCGGAAGACCTTGACGTAGCGGCGAAGAAGCTCAAGGAGCTCGTTCCGCTGACCCCAGGCTTCCTCCCCGGCATCATGAAGGGCGCAATCGGCCTCGGTGGCGCGTTCGCGAAGCCGATGCCCGGCGTCGTCGTGCCGATCGCCCGCAAGGTGCTGCGCCAGATGGTCAGCCACCTCATTATTGACGCGAGCGACTCGAAGCTCGGCCCCGCGATCGCGAAGATCAAGCGTGACGGTGTTCGCCTGAACGTGAACCTCCTCGGCGAGGCTATCCTCGGCCAGGGCGAGGCGGAGCGTCGCCTCGCTGGCACCCACAAGCTGCTCGCACGCCCCGACGTCGACTACGTCTCGATCAAGGTGTCGTCGACTGTGGCTCCGCATAACCACTGGGCGTTTGACGAGGCGATCGAGCACATCGAGAGCCAGCTCGTGCCGCTCTTCGAGCGCGCGGCAGCAGCATCGCCGAAGAAGTTCATCAACCTCGACATGGAAGAGTACAAGGATCTCGACCTCACCCTCGAGGTCTTCACCCGCATCCTCGACCGCCCCGAGTTCCTCGACCTCGAGGCAGGCATCGTGCTGCAGGCGTACCTGCCCGACGCCCTCGGCGCGATGATTCGCCTGCAGGAGTGGTCGGCGAAGCGCGTCGCCCGCGGCGGTGCCGCGATCAAGGTGCGTCTCGTAAAGGGCGCGAACCTTCCGATGGAGCTCGTCGACGCCGCCGTCCACGGCTGGCCGGCAGCGACCTGGGGCACCAAGCAGGATTCAGACACCAGCTACAAGGCTGTGCTCGACTACGCGCTGACCCCCGAGCACGTGAAGAACGTGCGCGTCGGCGTCGCGGGCCACAACCTCTTCGACCTCGCCCTCGCGTGGCTACTCGCCAAGGGCCGCGGCGCAACCGACGGCCTCGAGGTTGAGATGCTGCTTGGCATGGCGACCGGCCAGGCCGAGGCCGTGCGCCGCGAGGTTGGCTCGCTGCTGCTCTACGTTCCCGTCGTGCACCCCGCAGAGTTCGACGTCGCGATCGCCTACTTGATCCGCCGCCTCGAAGAGGGCGCGAGCCAGGACAACTTCATGTCGGCCGTGTTCGAGCTGAACGACAACGCGCAGCTCTTCGAGCGCGAGAAGACGCGCTTCCTCGCGTCGCTCGGTGAGCTCGAGCACATCACCGCAGACGGCGACCCCGCAAACTACGCTGTACCCCCGTCGAACCGCGTGCAGGATCGCCGCGCCTACGACCAGGCCGGTGCTGAAGCGCGCGTCGAGGCGCTCGTCGAGAAGGGTCGCAAGGGCGAGTTCGACAACACCCCCGACAGCGATCCGGATCTCCCCGGAAACCACGTCTGGGGCCGTGAGATCGCCGACCGCATGGTCGCGTCGAAGCTCGGCGACAACCTGGTTTCGGAGGCGCTCGTCGAGTCCGCTGAGGACCTCGATGAGATCATCGCACGCGGCGTCGCTGCAGCCGATGGCTGGCAGGCGCTCGGCGCAGACGAGCGAGCACGCATCCTGTACCGTGCAGGCGAGAAGCTCGAAGCGCGCCGTGCACAGCTGCTCGAGGTCATGGGCTCCGAGTGCGGCAAGACCCTCGACCAGGGCGACCCCGAGGTCTCGGAGGCGATCGACTTCGCGAACTACTACGCGATGCTCGGCCAGGTCATCGGCCAGGTCGACGGCGCAAAGTACAAGTCGCAGAAGCTCACCGCCGTGATCCCGCCGTGGAACTTCCCCGTCGCGATCCCCGCAGGCGGCGCGCTGTCGGCGCTCGCGGCAGGCTCGTCGGTCATCATCAAGCCCGCATCGAACTCGGCGCGCTCCGGCGCGGTCATGATCGAGGCGCTGTGGGAAGCGGGAGTCCCCCGCGACGTGCTGCAGTTTGTGCAGTTCGCTGACCGTGCTCTCGGTTCGAAGCTCGTCGCTGACCCCCGCGTTGACCGCCTGATCCTCACCGGCGCGTACGAGACAGCGGTGAACTTCCGTGAGCTCCGTGCCGACCTGCCGATCCTCGCTGAGACGAGCGGCAAGAACGCGATCATCGTCACCCCGAACGCCGATTTGGATCTCGCTGCGAAGGACGTCGTGCAGTCGGCGTTCGGCCACGCGGGGCAGAAGTGCTCGGCGGCATCGCTCGTGATCCTCGTCGGTTCGGTCGCGACCTCGAAGCGCTTCCGTGGCCAGCTCATCGACGCAGCTCGCTCGCTGAAGGTCGGAACCCCGGAGAACCTCGAGACGCAGATGGGCACGATCATCACCGCCCCCGACGGCAAGCTCAAGCGCGGCCTCACGACCCTCAGCGCCGGCGAGAAGTGGCTCATCGAGCCGAAGCCACTCGAGAGCGACAGCCCCCTCGCCCTCGACAAGAAGGGCGGCAACAAGCTCTGGAGCCCGGGCGTCCGCGAAGGCGTGAAGCGCGGCTCCGAGTACCACCTCACCGAGTACTTCGGCCCGATCCTCGGCATCATGACCGCTGCGACGCTCGACGAGGCGATCGACATCGTCAACGAGATCGACTACGGCCTCACGAGCGGCCTGCACTCGCTCGACCGTGACGAGATGGCGCTCTGGCTCGACCGCATTGAGGCCGGAAACCTCTACGTCAACCGCGGCATCACCGGCGCGATCGTTCGCCGCCAGTCGTTCGGCGGCTGGAAGAAGTCCGCGATCGGTGCTGGTACCAAGGCTGGCGGCCCGAGCTACCTGTACGGCCTCGGCGAGTGGGAGGACGCACCGGTATCGGCAGCGCTGACCGCGCCGCGCCCGGCGGCTGCCCCAATCCTCACCGCCGCCCAGCAGGCAGGCGTCGCTGGGGCGGAGCTTGAGTGGCTCCGCGCCGCGCTCGGCACCGACGCTGCTGCGTGGGAGTCTGAGTTCGGGATCGCCCGCGACGCCTCGGGCGTCGGCGTTGAGCGCAACCTGCTCCGCTACCGTGCAGTGCCGGTGACTGTGCGCGCGGCAGCAGATGCGCCAATCCACAAGGTGATCCGCACTGTCGCCGCGGGCGTCGCCGCGGGCTCACGACCCACGCTCAGCACCCCGACCGCGCTGCCCGAGCCGATCGCGAAGGCGTTCAAGGCGGCAGGAGTCGAGGTCGTATTCGAGGACGACGCCGCCTGGGCCGCACGCCTCGGCCGCGTCGCGTCGCAGGATGGCCCGAACGCGAGCGCTCGCATCCGCCTCATCGCGGGCGCAAGCCGCGCCGAAGGCCTCGCCGCGATCACTGCTGCGACGGGCGGCAAGCCCGACATCGCAGTGTATGGTGGCGACGTCGTGTCGGCGGGCCGCGTTGAGATGCTGCCGTTCATGCACGAGCAGGCTGTCTCAATCACCGCGCACCGGTTCGGCACGCCGAACAAACTCTCCGAGGGCCTGATCTAA